A single region of the Acinetobacter sp. WCHA45 genome encodes:
- the ppa gene encoding inorganic diphosphatase, giving the protein MSYSNIPAGKDAPNDIYVIIEIPANAAPIKYEIDKDSDALFVDRFMGTAMFYPANYGYVPNTLSEDGDPLDVLVVTPHPVAAGSVIRCRPVGKLKMEDDGGIDAKLIAVPHEKLSPLYKDVKEYTDLPPLLISQVEHFFAHYKDLEPGKWVKISGWEGADVAKAEVLKAIEAAKK; this is encoded by the coding sequence GGGTAAAGACGCACCAAATGACATCTATGTCATCATTGAGATTCCTGCAAATGCAGCGCCAATCAAATACGAAATCGATAAAGATTCTGATGCGTTATTTGTAGACCGTTTTATGGGTACAGCAATGTTCTACCCAGCTAACTATGGTTATGTACCAAATACATTATCTGAAGATGGCGACCCATTAGACGTACTTGTTGTAACTCCACATCCTGTTGCTGCGGGTTCAGTGATCCGTTGCCGCCCAGTGGGTAAATTAAAAATGGAAGATGATGGTGGTATCGATGCGAAACTCATCGCAGTTCCACATGAGAAGTTATCTCCTCTCTATAAAGATGTGAAAGAATATACAGATCTTCCACCTTTATTGATTAGCCAAGTTGAGCACTTCTTTGCTCACTATAAAGATTTAGAGCCAGGTAAATGGGTAAAAATCAGCGGGTGGGAAGGTGCTGACGTTGCAAAAGCTGAAGTATTGAAAGCAATCGAAGCTGCTAAGAAGTAA